TTTTGGTCCAGTGGTTGTTTTGGGGACTTTCCGCAGCCTTAGATTCAGCTTCTGTTTCAGCTTCAGCTTTTGTTTTCTTTGATTTGATGAGGCCCCATCCCGAAcccccacccacacccacacccacacccacacccgtACCCGCATCCGTATTTGTCTAACGGACTGTAAACTTCTCTACCCCTTAATCCTTTcctacatgtgtgtgtgtgtgtgtgtgtgtgtgtgtgtgtggtttcGAGGGGTTCATTTCTTGTCTTCCCTTCCCTTTCCTTtctcggtttttttttttgataaatTTTAATTTCCGTTTGCATTTTGCACGTTTTTCATAATTCATGCTCTCCAAGCAGCTAGATTGATGAGGACCGTTTCCAGTCGGGCTTTTCGGGCTGTCCACTGGGCTTATCCCCACCCGCAACCCGCTaccagcagcagaggcagaggcagagggcCAGGGGGAACCAACACCGCCACTCACATGCATAATCGTGCGGAAATGCCAGACACACTAAGCTGACCTGAACCGACTCGTACTCGGCTCCGGGAAGTTGCCCAGAGAGTCTTACTTATATGTgagtgtatatgtgtgtgcccACACACATAGAGATATACATAGAGATATATTTTGGGGGTAGGGGTACATGGGTGTACAAGTAAATCGCAGTATCTGAGCTGAGGCATCACCAATCacccagcaccagcagcagcagcagcagcaccctTACCCACCCCGCACTATGGCAGTGCCCGAATCTCAACCCTTTGCTGGCGAACAGCTGCCTTGATAGAGGCAGTGGCTGGTGGTGCTCCTGATGGCGTTGCCGTTGCATCCCCACAGGGCCATTGACTAATAGGATTTGAAGAGCGTAAAATTGGTTCGTTGTGAACATGAAATATGCAGTAAATCCTTTGGCACCCCCTCCGCCCCAGACCGAACGGCACAGCCCGGCCCGTTGTGTTTTCCTTTAATATTTGCTGCAACGTTGTTGCAGCTTAAATATTCTTACCCTGCCACGAGGTCCTGACTtctgctctgtctctctgcaACCTCCAACCCACCAGCCCACCAGCCCGCCAGTGCACGCGCAGTTTGTTGCAATTTCGCGGTTCGATTTGGCTTTGCcacccctgcctctgcctctgccttgCTACCACACCGCCTTGCCACATTCTTGCAAGCATCCagtagtcgtcgtcgtctgggCGCGATGGTGTGTTTTATTATCACAAATAAAGCGCAATCACTGTTGTGGCACCCGCTACTTGCCGCACTTCGGCTCCTCCGCACCTCACTCCCGCAAGTATTGCATTTTTCATGTCTGGATTCCGTTCATGTGGCAGCCTGATGCAGCTGCTTGAAATATTGCAAATAGTTTCGTTCATTCTCGATTGCGtgaaatatgaaaaaaaaaccccaaaCCCCAAAAGGAAAATGTGCAAGTAAAGCCAGTCGAGTCCCTTCGGAGGAATGCAACTCAGATTTACTTTTCATTGCACTTCCTTCCCTCCACCCCCCCATGTTTGTCCCCTATAATTGTCCCTCTTGCTGCAAATGGCCAGAAATTTGTTTTCATTACTGCCGTaggaggggaggggggggatgaAAGTTTTGGTGAAGGACATTTGCCTTCCCCGAAGGCGACAATGATAATTGTGAGCCACATTTATGCCGTGGAGTGGTCCTTAAAGAGCTCGCCCGCCAGGAATCCCTGCTAATGCCAGCTGCCAAGGACTTGGACCGGGCTACATCTTAAGGTTAAGCCGCCTGAAGCCGCCTCCTCGTAGTCGTAGTCGCAGTAATAGTCAAACTCTGTTCAGGTCCCTCTTCGTCGTTCATCGTTCATTCAACTGCAGCTTGGCTGACTTCCGGTGCCTTGGCTGCCTTTTATGATAAATTGAAACAAATAGCCACCAACACTCGCctcgcccacacacacacacctacaGGGAGAGGGGGACTTGGCTTATCAGAAAATTGCGCTCAGCTGTTTATGAAAGCATAACAATGTTAGCTGCCTTGGCCATTACAGCTCCGCTCCATCTTCAGGGCTCCAGCACCAGCCCCAAGCCAGGACCAACATCAACACGATCATCAAACTGAATGGCTGCTCCGGACTTGGCCTGGCCTGGGTCTGGCCTGGACACATAACTCACAAGTAGGATAAACAATTTACTTATCGCTGCTGCAGCCTGGCCAGAGATGGGGTTCCGTCTCAGAACCCGAACCAGAGCCAGCCGGGAGACGGAAGACGGAAGACGGGGCTGCCACATCAGCGCGCCACATTGGCAAATAAATCATAATAAATAACTTGAAAAACGAAACACCTTTGCGCACAAAAGTTGCACGTCCTGTTACTTTCCTCATGCCGTGGCATCTAGTACTGTGTATGTAGAAGTTTTTGCAGCCAGAAGTTGGTTCCTTGGGATAGGGTAAGGGCGGGCCACACCAGCAAAGTGGAGCTTTCGGAAAAGAAAGTTGGCATTCGGAGAAGTTTAAAATGTATGAAGAAGTACTCAATAAAGACCGATTCTTTCCTTTCACTCTTTCGATGAGTGTATACACAACTTCGACTCTGCATTCCTTTGAATTTCTAATATGTATTGTAattcttgttgctgttgtctgTCGTTGGCTTGGTCTTAGTTCTCGCTTACAGTTTAACACTTTGCCAACTCCTACTCCCAGGCAGAGACAGAACTTGGCTCAATTCTTGCAACTGGTGATAAAAATTGATACATAACTTGCATAAATCAGGCGCCTGCCACGCATTACGTATACGCCGTGTGTGTGCGTTGCCGCATTGGATGGTGGCTGGTGGTTGCTGGCTGGTGGCGCGTCATTTATTAAATTAGCCACAGCATTAGCTTCTCTCTTCTCGCACAGCCCTGGAAATGGCTGCCAAGGGCGCGTCAGGTAATTTGTAAATTTCTGACAGATGCGCTGATAAACTCATTGCAGAGATTTCTTTGGGCTACCTCTCACTTgccgcccctcggtcggtgtATGTGGTGGGTGATTTGTGATTTATGTGGGTCTTATTACGGCTGGGCTGCCTACATAACAATACTTTATTCGCAATACTTTGGGCCATACTTAATGTAACATCACAAAGGGAACAACGTGAACGAGAGATTGGTAACAGTAAAAGTATCAGTaacggtgacggtgacgggAATCGATTCGTGGCCCTGTCAGTGTCTGCCTTCAAGGCGAAACCTCCTGAGTCTGGGTGAGCTTGGTTAGCTCCGGATGGGCGGACAGCGACTGGTTGGGCTCTGGCGCCAGCGGCGGCTTCGGCAGACTGAAGAATTTCTGTAAATTAAATTTGTGAAAAATGAAATTAGGCTACGGCTGCTTTGCATAATTTAGATTATAAATTAGATGAGCCACGGGAATCCAGATGGAAAAAGAGCCTTTTGGGACTGTACGTATCTGGTGAGAGGTGAACGAACTCCGTCTCCGACTCAAGGTATCGAAGGAAGTAATTATGAAAAGGAGACTCTGATTGCTTACATCGTGCCTGCCAAAGTTTCCAGCCTCCTCCATGGTGTCTGGCAGCTTCTTGTGCAGCGTCTCGGGCAGGAACAGGGCTCCAATCCCACCCAGCAGGAAGAGGGTGCCCAGAATGTAGTAGGGCGCACGGATGTTCACCGTGGTGCCCAGATAGACCAGATAGGGGGCCAGCACACCGATGGCATTGGCCAGGATGGTGCCCAGCGCCACTCCCGTCTGCCGCATGCACGTGGGATAGATCTCCAGGCACTGCAGGTTGACGGTGAAGAAGGTGAGCGCGTTCAGGAACTTGACGAACGTCGCCAGGTAGATCATCAAGTACTCGTACCGCTCGTCCGTCGCATACACAATGATGGGCACGCAGGTGACGAACGAGACGAGAAAGGACACCGAGTTGGTGAAGCGTCGTCCATACGTATCACCTGTGATGGCAAAAGGCACCGTACAGTGGATAACAAAGAGAGCGAGATGATGGGACGGCCATTGCCCCGTTTCTCAATCAGCGTCAGCGTCAGGTCTTGGCTGGCTACACACTCACCCAGATAACGACCCACAATGTAGGCGGGAATTTCGACAATGCTCTGATACAAAAAGTTCAAAAAGGGATTGCCGGCCATGCGGGAGCTGAAGAGGACCAGCGTGAAATAGGAGACGGCCACCACGCACCTGAAAGCCAAACAgccagagagccagagagtGGTCAGCAGTTAGACATGCAAATTGCTTTTCGTCGGACGGGGTCGGGATGGCAAGGCGGGTCCttgtcctcgtcctcgtccgaCTCTGAATGCGTGTTACCAGCTCACCAGCTAAAGCCCATGATTGTGGTGTTGCGGGCCAGGCGCCAGCCGGCGAAGAGCGAGGCAATGCCGTAGGTTACATCCTGCTTGTCCTGGCTGTAGATTTCCGCCAGCTCTTTCTCGGTCATATCGAAATGGCGGCCATTAATTTTGGCTATCTTCCTCAGCTGCACAATGGCGTCGCGGAAGCGCCGTTTGCTAATCAACCAGCGCGGCGATTCGATGACGTATCTACGGCCAAAGAATTGATGATGATTCAATTGGGGATTGGGGATTGAGGATTGGGGATTGTGGATTGGTCGGCTAACagatgggaatgggaatgctTTTGTCTGACTTACTTGGAGAAAATTAAAACCGACGCCGTGGGCAACGATGTGAGCCACATAAAGGAGTCCCAGTGCCCCAGCCACCAATAAAGCAGCGGCATGAGCGTGGTGCCAATGGACCAGCCGCAGCTCTGGAAGAAGGCAATGCGACTGCGATCCTCCCTGGAGTCGAGTGGAGCGGGGTCGGTATAGACAAAAAGTTAGTTAGttcagccagccagccagggGAGCGAAAGAGAAACTTTGTTCAACTGTCAAACTTACTCCCGTGAGATTTCCATGCCAATGATTTGGGGAGACTGGAAGAGACTGTTGACGGTGAGGCCCACGATGCCGGACATGATGAGGAACCACGTATACGAGCTGGTGCACATGATGGACCCGATGCGTCCCAGGGAGCAGAACACAACGCTAATGTAGTAGACCAACCTGCGACCATAGCTGGACACGGCACGGGACACAGACATTGGAGAAATTCAATTACTTGCCTTCTCATAACTTAGTTTTCGTGGAGTGGAGAAGTTTCGTAGTTGCTCCTGTACTTACGAGTCTCCCATTTGTCCCAATATAAATGAGCCAGCCACCTCCGTCACACGACCCACAACGAACACATTTGTCACGAACAAATCCTTGGCACACACCCAATTGTGGTCCGTGGGAATCGTGCTCTCGTACCAGGTCTTGTCATAGCTCCAGCCGTTCTGGCAAGCTGCGCAATGGGCATGGCAAATGGCAAAATGGCAAAATGGCAAAATGGCAaacgggaatgggaatggaaatggtAATGGAAACGGTCGTAAAATGCATTCGAGTGCAAAGTTGCAAAAATTTATAAGACAGCAGGGAGAACAGAGCAACGAAATGCCAAGTAATTTCACCACTAATCTGGCCAAAGTTCTGCTCGTATTCCAGCGTACACTTTCTTAGGGAAAAACGCTGAATCGAAGTAATGCAAGTTTTCGCAGCTCGGATTGAATTGAGCTGTAATCCTCGCCTCTTTGTCAACATCTAAGCCGTTTCTAATGCCTCCGAAGATAGAGTGTAAGCTGGAACACCCTCCTCTCCGCAAAACAGAAGCTCTTACGCACCTTGTGTTTGATTGGTTCGCAGGCTCGTGTTCCAGGTGGACCAGTCCTGGATCTCGGTGAAGTTCATTTGGAACATCTTACAATTGCTGAATGTTTCCCTGCCACGGTTGTCCGCCTGTCTAATCGAACAGAAGGTATCGTACAGGGGCACAAGGATGGGATAGGACCTTTCCGCACTTACTTGGGCAGCGTTATGTCGCGCCATTGCTCCAGCGTGAAGTTTGTGTTTTCCCGCCCGTGGACGGTGCACCAGTGATCGGGTATGTTGAGGGCCAGAATGATGTTCATGTAGATCATGGCACCGCTGAAGGCCAGGCCGCCGACGAACAGAAAGTTGTAGAGGGTCTGGTAGCGGCCATGGTTGCCGGCCTTCTCCATGAGCGCCTGGAAGGGATCGTTCAGCTCCGACTCATCGATGTCCATGTGGGAGACGCGGGAGGCCTTCCGGCTGTTCGCCTTCTCCAGTTTCTCATTCATTTTGCACTGTTGTTGGAGTGGCCGCTGCTTCTGCTCTGGCACCGTGGATAGCACTCAGTCGGTTATAGGGCCCTGATAACGAGAGTAATCTTTATGGCATCGCAGCTTAAGAACTTCGCACTAAACGAGAAGCAGTGCTTTCTCGCCAATTCGTACGGAACTCTTATGAACATTTTTGGCGCCGGAGCAGTTGTAAAAATCTTTAAGCTATGTCTACAATCACTCGTACAATTGCTTGTCATAATTTTTGATATTGAAACGGAATAACGACCCGAGTTTGTTTGTTTAAAACTGACGAATTTGTTTGCCATCAATAAAACTTTCAACCATTTGATGATGAAATATTTATCAAACCTTTGAAAGAGAGAATGAATATCTAGTGCCCAGATATCTCGTACGTTAATTGATTAAAGCAAATGGATCCAGTGCACAAACACCTAAAACTACTCAACACCTTACGGGACTTATCTGATAAACGCTTTAAATATCAATCGCATTCCAAAAATGTTTAATCTTAAACCTAGAAACTTACCTTATGGCCGGCACAGAAGATTGTTTTGTTTTACTTGGCCAACGGCAAGAATTTTGATAAACTTCTGAGTAACTTTTAGTTTATTTGGCACTTTTGAATTTGTCCTGCATTTGGTTTAACAATTTGTGCTTTGAAGGCGTTGCAGGATGCACGTTGCACTCCTATAACTTCATCCCAATCTGAGGGAAATTTGAAAATGTAAATGGTTTTTAACGGTTCGGGGGCACTGTTCACATCCCGCCTCGGAATGGTGCAATTTTTTAGGCCTGGCACGAGAGCTCATCAACTGTTAACAACACCCGACGGTGTTGCTTTGAACGGCTGGTCGGGTCCGTGGCCACTTATCAGGCCAAGATGGAGCATACGGGTATACGGCATTATAAACTGAATAGCTGATAACAGAGATTGTCTTTTTAATTTACACGATTATACTGGTAAACGTCTAACAATTACGAGAGGTCCCACGCTCCACACAGAGCCGTGATGATGGCGCGACGGCACTGCACCTGACAAAATTTATGAGCCTACTTTTATATAAGCCAGAATTGAGCAGGTTATGGCTACCACTATTTTCGGCTGCCACGGCAAGTGTTATCACGAAATGTGCAGATAAGAGCATTATGGGTCAACATGCTAATCAGTCGGCGGGTGTCGGGCAATGGAACGGCAAATGGGTGGAAGTATTTGATGGATTGGCCTGATGGACAAGAATCACAGGGCATTATATAACACTTAATCGTTAAAATGTTTACATTTCCCATACACAAGCAGATCTTTAATTGCGATTGCACATGCATCTTGAACTTTATTGGGGGCTGTCAGACAGAAGCAGAGACAGAGCTCGGCGCTCCTATGCCTCAAAAAAGATAAGGTACTCGCAGATACGGATGTCGGAGATAAAGACACATTTCGGGAAACTAGACAAACGAGCTTAAGCTCGATTAGAACCAGTTGAATTATAGCGGATCAGCGGGCAGGGCATGACCCGTCCCACCAGGAGACCAATCCAGGCCCACGATTCCGACCACTTCCGCTGCACTTGCACTTTGAGTTTGAGCGTTTTTCGAGGCACACTCAAACACTTTACGAGCATCTGTATGTTTGTATTTACTTATTAGATTATAGATATGATTTAactttgtttttgttcttTATCTTCGGAGATGCTGCTGCCTGACGACTGTGACTGGGAACGCGGACGCGCATCGACTGTGACTGAAACTGAGCTGAGATGTTGAGATGTTGAGAAATGAGAACTGAGAAACTGTAGCAGCGAATGAGATAAAGTCTACTTAGCTGGGTATGTGCAAATGCAATAATAtcaattttcatattttcatATACCAGCCGAACGAAAGACAAAGCAATTTAACAATTTACTAAAGCACTTAAGCGCAAATTTAGATCCCGCCCGTGCTGATACTGGAATCCGAGCCGCGAGACACGACTACTTACTAGACGCTGTAAAACGTAAGCCCCCCAAGGCACTGAGCGACTGTCCGACTGTCCCTCTATGAATAAACATCATCATCCCCATGCAGTATAGATCTGGGATAAGAAGTAGATCTCAGATTTAATCAGCGCAGATTACGGAGGCGCTGTCGCTAATCTATTGACTGTCAGCGGCACCGtcaccgacaccgacaccgaccCCGTCGTGCCCATCTGAGCGTGCCGAGTGTTCCTGGTCTATACAGAAATTCTTTGACATTTGCAGCAATCATCGGCTCATTTGGAGGGTTAGGGGCTCTGCCCTGCGCCCAATTGCTCTCCTTGAGCGTCGTCGAAAGCCATTTAGGCGGTCTCTTTTGTCCGATCAAATGGGGGACCAGATGGGGGATGGGCGCACGGCCAATGCCAATGAAAGCCAATAGATGTTAATGATGGGCTTGATCATTGGAGGCAAAGATCTCCACACGTGGCTGGCCCAGCCGGAGAGCCCAAAAGTGTGCATCACAATTTTGATTGAACCAAGCCCGAGATGAAAGTCTTTTGTTGATGTTTTACTTTTTAGATATGTTCACTTTTATTGAAAGAATTTAACTTTGATTTATTCGTAAACACGAATCATCGCTTGCCATTTTCTTTGTAtcttttttgttttcgaaTTCGTTTTGggtttttagttttgtttgaAAATTTCTTCTAAAATTTACTCGTGACTCGTAATTTAGTTTGCGCTCACTTTTTACTGTGTACTAATGGAATTTTACTGGCTTTTTGTTTTGTGGCTGTCGGTGTGTAAtggtgtgtatgtgtgtgtgtgtgtgggctgacttaaaaatcaattttgttgCTCTTTTTAAGGTTAAACTTTAATATTGCTTATATATTCTTTCTTTAAATTACATCATTTTACAGTGATAATTAGAAGATGCTAGCACTTGCCGTGTGGTTGTTTCTTGGTTTCTTGGGTTCTCTCtaatatataaataatctGTTTTTTAATTTAACTTTGATACAATTTACAGTTGAAACACTTAAACGTTATTTGGATAgttaaatttaaaaatgcCTATAATCCAGTATTCTTTACTCTCTCTATTGCCCCCTGCAGCTCTGCCTCGAACTTTCTATCTTAATTtgtagctgtatctgtatctttatcTTTATCTGGCTGTAACACGTGCGTTTTGTTTGTGGTTtaaatttgatttaatttatttgGATAGATTTAGATTTAGTTTTAGAGTAGATGAATTATCCATACGATTATCGATACTATCTTATGTTCAGGTTTAATTATGTTTCGAGTAAAAGTCAAAGCATTCTCCCCGTCCGTCACCATTCATTTACAATAATTGCCATATATTTTATATGCTCTATGCTAGGCTATGCTATGCTATGCTTCAATATGTATTCGAATCAGTTTATTCATGTTGTGGGTGTAAGTATATTTAATGGGTTTTATTCGTAGTTGTTGTGCCGTTCGTCGTTCATTTATTTAACTAATTCATGGAAACTGATTAAAAACATTTGCGCTGCCTGACTAATTTCATTGTCTGCTTTTGATTATCGCTAAATCGCTCTTATTGGTTACATTTTGATATTTTTCCATAAATGGCATAACCTGGATCGTACCTCCCTATCCCCGCCCCCCGGGCTATATGTACAAACGATCCGCACACGATTCGCTACGATTTGAAAATATTGCTTAGCGTACATTACATTTCTCCtttaaattttgttttttttttttggcaatttttatttttttacaaGTTTCTGACGGATTCTCATGGTCTCCCGATATATTCATTTAGCATTTCCATTTCCTTTACATTATTTGTTACTTATACGAGTAtaaaacaattaaaattaGTATCGAATGGCAGTTTGGTgttttgttgtgtgtgtgtttgtctataaatatttcgTTTGTGGTTCGTCGTTGGTTTATTAAAATTGAATTGGTCTATTGCTTGCACACCTCCAAGAGAGTGCTTTAAAATAGGAATCATTCAACTCGGGGGTTGTCTGCGTGTGTGGTCTGTTCTTGTTAGTCtttcagtgtgtgtgtgtgtgtgtgtaaaatGCAATTCAAATTGGACGTTTCACAATATCACGTTGAGAATTATACATATGCCTATGCAAAGCAATTGAACAGGAAAGCAAACGGGTTGGAAGGACACAAGTCTCATACACATACCGATACGAAGCCTGCTGTGAAAGAGCCAACTAAAAATAGTCAAAACATGTTCAGTACTTTACCAAGTATATATAGAATATCTCTTTCCTTCTTTCTTACTTAAGTGTTAGTGTAGGTATAAGTATAAGTGTGTGTGTTATATATTTGTGTAAATGCCAACATTATCGGAGGAAGGATTGACTGACTGACTAACTCTGACTGAGGCCAAAGCCTGCTACACTCTGCCTCATCACCtgttctgcctctgcctctgctcctGCTACTCCTGTCTGTCTATCTCTCTCTATACACTATACATTTGAACTGAAAGACGCGTGTTGGCCTTTTGTTTTCACTATCGAATCACAGCAATTGAAATACACTTAACTCAAATACAGTTTACAGTTAATCCAAGACTAAGACCTAGACTAAGAATTTGATGTAGTAAATGGGTTATTGATCCTTGTCGTCCTGAtcctgcagcagctgctggacgccgccactgccgccgccgccgccgctgttgctgctgccgctcgtGTTCTTGCGCAGATGGTTGCGCAGCATCACGAGGTTCCGGTTGAGGGGCACATTGCTGGAGGGGGCATGCGGCAGAGTGTTGCAAATGTTGCCCAGCGGAGCGGCGGCCATCGCCCCGCTGCCCACGGCACTGCAATGGGCCCCAATGAGGCTCGCCGAGGCCACCGAGGTGGTGGGCGATGTGGCGCCCACGCTCAGGCCGTGACCgtggcccaggcccaggcccatgCCAGCGCCCACGCCCAGCAGCAGCTCGTGGGCCAGGATCGTGGGCAAATGTTAAGTGCTGCTCTTCAGCGGACCCGACGATAGCGAACTGCTGCTGACGCCCGAGTCGCTCGACTTCTCACTGAGTCCGCCACGTGTGAGCGTATCGTCAGCCATAAGTCCGCCGCCGCCGAGAAATGACTTCTTGCCCACCCGG
This region of Drosophila miranda strain MSH22 chromosome 2, D.miranda_PacBio2.1, whole genome shotgun sequence genomic DNA includes:
- the LOC108154762 gene encoding uncharacterized protein LOC108154762, which codes for MGLGLGHGHGLSVGATSPTTSVASASLIGAHCSAVGSGAMAAAPLGNICNTLPHAPSSNVPLNRNLVMLRNHLRKNTSGSSNSGGGGGSGGVQQLLQDQDDKDQ
- the LOC108154761 gene encoding carcinine transporter, which produces MNEKLEKANSRKASRVSHMDIDESELNDPFQALMEKAGNHGRYQTLYNFLFVGGLAFSGAMIYMNIILALNIPDHWCTVHGRENTNFTLEQWRDITLPKQADNRGRETFSNCKMFQMNFTEIQDWSTWNTSLRTNQTQACQNGWSYDKTWYESTIPTDHNWVCAKDLFVTNVFVVGRVTEVAGSFILGQMGDSYGRRLVYYISVVFCSLGRIGSIMCTSSYTWFLIMSGIVGLTVNSLFQSPQIIGMEISREEDRSRIAFFQSCGWSIGTTLMPLLYWWLGHWDSFMWLTSLPTASVLIFSKYVIESPRWLISKRRFRDAIVQLRKIAKINGRHFDMTEKELAEIYSQDKQDVTYGIASLFAGWRLARNTTIMGFSWCVVAVSYFTLVLFSSRMAGNPFLNFLYQSIVEIPAYIVGRYLGDTYGRRFTNSVSFLVSFVTCVPIIVYATDERYEYLMIYLATFVKFLNALTFFTVNLQCLEIYPTCMRQTGVALGTILANAIGVLAPYLVYLGTTVNIRAPYYILGTLFLLGGIGALFLPETLHKKLPDTMEEAGNFGRHDKFFSLPKPPLAPEPNQSLSAHPELTKLTQTQEVSP